The Vigna unguiculata cultivar IT97K-499-35 chromosome 1, ASM411807v1, whole genome shotgun sequence nucleotide sequence ATAGGTCTCGAttagatttatatttttgtaaatgaataacAATTAGGTCAGTTATgttaatatgaaattaaaattaccaAGTAGACATCACAGGTAGTctctttgtgttttttttttaaatatttatgtcacTTGTTACATCTTTAATGTGTTATATGTCAATCTAGTATGATGACATATATCAAGTCATgatatgaatctcaatttggtctcatatttgttaatttgatttgtaaATGAATAACAATCAGGTCTTTTATGTTCATATGaaactaaaatcattaaataaatattacatgtcagctctttattattgtttttttaaaaaattcatgcCACATGTCACGTCTGTAGTGTGTCACGTGTTAATCTAGTATGATGACATGTATGAAGTTATTGTataaatctcaatttgatcccaatatttgttaatttagtTTGATTTCAGTCtcaataatttctaaaaattttcaatttcattgttccaaatttagaacaaatttaattttaatataaatgttatgataatattttcatctgttacatatttttaacaatattaagtttatttaaatttatatttcacattaaactctatttaaattttattttaaaattataaatatatagatcgataaatttatatttgaaatatttttgtaacattatatatcaacaatttttatacaaatgttagagttgacttaaaaataacaattttataaattcaaatgtaaaattttacaacaattttataacaaataaaataaaaatatttgaaattttaatattaaataaacttaatattatcaaaatatttaaaagttaaattttataacaattttaatatcacttttaataaaaataatcataaaatctatataaaagttaaatttggagagtatgaaattaaatttttgttaaaaaatttggaGTCGAAagcaaatcaaattaataaatatgggaaccaaattgagattcatacaataacaCGTGTTACCATACTTTAACACGCGACAtgtgacataattttttttaaaattaaaaaaataaaacagaaaaaataggagttgacacgtgacacctaTTTAATAGTGTTGTTTCACACTAACAAAAAGGACTTAATTgttattcatttacaaaaatataaacttaatcaAAACGAATAAAAATGTgaagaccaaattaaaatttttacaaagatcaataaaatattttaacctttaattaATGAACATATGAATTTGATTTACAACAAAATTTCGATTTTTTAAATAACGTTAAAGTTGTATTTAAAATACGCCTTTAGTTGAATGTCTCTCACATTATACATTGTAAATCACAGTGTTTAAGtggtattttaaaatacactttAACAACAAAGGTAAACATTACCCATTTGAcaataatttatgtaaattttatcaaaatctaaaaaaatatctGGCAATCATTCAAAGTTtagttattctattttttaatttatttattaattttgaatgataaaattaagagtttttttttcacaaacttcTTTCCTTTCACGGAGTCAGATTCAGATatcaatagaaaataaataaaattttcatttaattttagtcaaattatataaaaacagaCGTCTAGAAACTATTAAGTAAATAACTTGAGATTTTGATGAACTAGGTCATAGAAAAGCTTATATTTAGAATCTATAAAACAACTTTGTTATGATAAAAGCTAAATTATGGTTAATTCCAACTTATTTTTCggaacattttaatttttaacccCGTTTGCATTTTAAAAGTCACGTTTCTGAACTTTcatcttaaaaatatttggttaaattatacttttagtccccattttcgtagcaaaatttgaatttggtccctcaattattttttgtctcaatctggtccctattttgggaaatttgacttAATCAAGTCCTTTTTGTTAGTGgtggagtaacggtgttaaatggggtgccacgtgtcagcttctggattttttgaatttttttttgaattttttttgattttttattaatttttttaaaaaattaaaattttgccacgtgtcaagctgacatcgtgccacgtggcagtgacagtgccacgtgtcactatttgggatgtgtcattttctcattctcaatttggtccctgtattttatcttttgtctcaatttagtcccaatttttgtaaaaattgtgcaatttcgtccccctcaaaattgaaacaaaaattataaaatattatacaaatatttttattaaatttgattttttattcaaattgatatttttattatatattttcaataaaaccaagtttctttaaatttgtttcacattaaattttacttaaaattattttcaaattttaaatttatttgttttttattgttacataaactagttaatttttcttaaattatataatttttatttttatactaactaaaatatttgtatagaaattattgaattttacacattttaaaaatatgcaattatttaaaatataaattcaaataaaaaacaatattaaagtataatgtaataaaatatcaatataatttatgaattttttcattaatattattttctattaacaactttaaaataattttaaataaagtttaacgtaaaatataaattaaaataaacttaatcttgttaaaaatatttatttgaaatatcaattttgatagaaatatctTTGCATATTTAtctagaaattaaatttggtttcaatttggagagggacaaaattgcacaatttttacaaaaattgggactaaattgagacaaaaaataaaatacagggaccaaattgagaatgagaaaatgacaactcccaaatagtgacacgtggcattgtcactaccacgtggcactgtcactgtcacgtggcacgatgtccgcttgacacgtggcaaaattttaatttttttaaaaatttttaaaaaattaataaaaaataaaaaaaaatttaaaaaaaaaaaattcaaaaaatccagaagctgacacgtggcaccccatttaacaccgttactctaccactaacggaaaggattTGGTTGggtcaaatttttcaaaatagggaccagattgagataaaaaataactggaccaaattcaaattttgctacgaaaatagggactaaaattataatttaaccaaaatatttttatattctaacGCTTTCTGCGCGTGCACAAGGTGGCTCCTTCCATCCGCACCAGATATTCCTCCAACTTCGCACCAGTTTATGAAACTTCCAGGAAGCCACGTCTTCTCTTTTTTCTATTACTCAATTTATCAATTAGTTCATAATACAAATTTTCAACGGCATAATaggattttaaataattttagtaaataaaatagtagGTTTAAGTATTTGTTAAAGCCTCACTTTTAGTAATTTTAAGTGAGATGAAATCGTCTATTTATTCTAGCTacgattaataataataataacagtatAAATAGATCTCTTAGGAGTAGTAGAAGTGAATGGAGTTGAAGATCAACTTAGTGGAATCGAATTGCACAAAACAGTGGCAAAGGTTGCGTAGCAAACAAACACGTCCTTGTCTCCTACGGTGAGTGCAAAAAGTATTCTTAAACATGTTTAGTCGGCACTTAGTGTTTGTTAAGAAAGCGTGCGTAATTTAAGAGAGGGCGAAGGCCATGAATGTAATTTCAGCTTCTTTTTCCATCCAGTTCATTAGTCACAATCCACTACCTCTCAACCAGGAGAAAGAGAAGCATTCACAATACAATTTCcgtgtctctctctctctgtgtgTAGAGCAGGAGTAGTGTAGAAACTGTAGTAGGAGAAAGAAGACGAACCCTTCTGAAAcataggaagaagaagaagaagattatgGGGATACTGCACGACGACGTAGTGATTATCAGGGAGGCCGAGAAAGAAGGTGAAAGCACCGTAATAACAGTCAACTGCCCCGACAAGACCGGTCTAGGTTGTGATTTGTGTCGTATAATTCTCTTCTTCGGTCTTAGCATTGTAAGAGGAGGTAATCCACTTATCTTTAGTTTCAGTTAACTGTGTGGTGTCTGTTAGACGCTGAGACTGATTcctttgtttgtttatttgcGATGAAGATGTGTCCACTGATGGAAAATGGTGCTACATAGTTTTCTGGGTGGCGGGGAAGCAAAGGACTAGTTGGAGTTTGTTGAAGAAGAGGCTAATTGAGGCGTGTCCTTCTTGTTCCTCAGCTTCTGGGATTTCGTATTACCGTTCAGAATTGCAGCCTCCTAAGCCCTCTGATGTGTTCCTCTTGAAATTTTGTTGCCATGATCGAAAAGGCCTTTTACATGGTAATTTTGGAATCCTACTCGTTGTCTTGAATTTGCTGTCAGGGATTTGGGGTTTCTAGTTTTCTGATGTGCTATTGCTTTCCACTTTTATAGCTTTGCATCTTTGTGTTAATTTTCTCCAACCTGGTGTTCCCCCCACTTGTTGGTTCTTATGTTTGTTGCCTAAGAAAATCACGTCGCTATCAAAATAAGCTGATTGTTTTGCAGTGTGAAATACTTTCAAACTCTgaagttttaattttgtattattcttGGATTCTTTGCCTGCCCTGGATTTCGCCATGTTTTCAAGATATTTTACTGATTGTTAATTGTCATAAGTTATCTGGTTGACGCCGTGTTGTGTATTATTTATGAGTTGAGAAAATAACTAAATgcttttattattgaaatttggGACAGATATTACAGAGGTTCTTAGTGAGTTAGAGCTCATCATACACAAAGTGAAGGTTTCTACTACACCTGATGGAAGAGTGGTGGATCTGTTTTTCATCACGGATACCAGGTTGAACATTTCTGTACATTCAGTTTTTGGTGTATGCTTGTGTTGTAATGTGGTACTGTTTTATTGGTAGACCATTTCAATCGAATTGACCTTTTCTGAAGCAGTACTCTATTCCTAGAGAATGTTGAACTTCATTAGATGAGGGTGGAGATTAATCTGCTGATGTATAATGCGCTTTTGATTACAATTCCTTATATTTTCACTAAACTAACATACTGCATAATCTTATATACATGAAATCAGAGAACTCCTACACACAAAGAAGAGAACTGATGACACAATTGAACAGTTGTCAGTTGTTTTGGGGGATCCCTCAATTACCATTGACATTGAATTGGTTGGCCCAGAAATCACTGCTTGTTCTCAAGCATCTTCTTTCCTTCCAAGTGCAATCACAGAAGATATCTTTGATTTGCAATTACCTGATTCATTACAAAGCGGGACTTCCACATCTGATTCTGTTTCTGTTGTAATGGACAATTCGTTGAGTCCTGCTCATACGCTCGTCCAAATCATATGTCAAGATCACAAAGGTCTTCTTTATGACATCATGAGAACTCTGAAGGACTACAATATTCAGGTATAGTAATTTCAGAGCTGGATAATACAATATGTTTTAGTCATACTTTTAAACTGCTATGAGTTGGATACTTCTGTCAAGTAATTTGAAACAATCACATTGCTTTCCACTTTTATTGATCATCTTATCAAGTCTCTTAAAACTAGTCCTAATTTGTCTTATAAACAGATTTCTTATGGGAGATTCTCAACAAAAACCAGAGGAAAATGTGAGCTTGACTTGTTCATAGTGCAAGCAGATGGGAAAAAAATAGTTGACCCGAACAAGCAGAAGTCTTTGTCATCACGCCTTAGGACTGAACTACTTCGTCCCTTCAGAGTAACCGTTGTAAGCAGGGGCCCTGATACGGAGCTGCTGGTTGCAAACCCTGTGGAGTTATCTGGCAAAGGACGACCCCTTGTTTTTTATGACATTACTCTTGCTCTCAAAATGCTTGGCCCCTGCATCTTTTCGGTACTTACTCATCTAATCACTATGCTACTTCCTACTGTCCCCATTCCCAATTTCTAGAATTATGTTCACAAAACTAGAAAGAAGCAGAGAGGTTAACTGAGAATGATCATTTACAGCATGTTTTTGTTTCAACAGGCTGAAGTTGGAAGACACGTGATTGGAGATAGGGAGTGGGAAGTTTATAGAATCTTGCTTGATGAGGGAGAGGGTTTATCTGTTCCGAGGAACAAGATTGAGAAAGGAGTTTGGAAGATGTTGATGGGTTGGGTGTGATTTTTGGTTGGTGTTTCTGTGTACAGATAAGATGTTTATCATGTAGTTATGATATATGGAACTTGTTGTAACGAAGAAATGTATATTGTGCAAATAGTGGTCGTGTTCATGCTGTATTTTTGGAGCTTTTGTAATTTTAACTTTAGCGTAGAAAGAAGGGCAGTAGCAACTAGCAAGTATAGgggaaaaaggagaaagaaaggtGGATTCTTTAGAGTATTTATTATAACTGAAAGTGAATTATTGTAAAGTGGTTATACTCCGTTCTTTCATACATATgcctatatgtatatataaagttttaattgGTTGCATTCTGCAAAATTTAAAAGCATCCTTCAAACTTATTGGAACTGTTTTCTGCATTACTTTTTGATTCTAacgtgacattttttaattcattttttgtttttaaagacgtGTCTAGAAAcactgaaattattttttttggggATAAATTGAAAACACAATGACAGATTATGATTAAAATACAAGTAAAGGTTGAAAATCTGGGACCCTGATGTGTTGATCAATGAATTTCTTAAAGAAACAATGACACGTTTAAAATAGGTTGACAAAAGTTTGTCTGATTTATGGAGTGATGTCCTTTGCTGCCATCTTTACTCTTTGTATAGGATGCAACCATGAATTGGTAGTTGGTTTCCTCACCTAACTGCTGATTGTTCCTTATGCTTATTCGTTTTTTATCAAGTCATTTTCCTAAGATACAGTTTCTATTCTACGAGCAAGTTGTCCCTGTTGTAATATTTATCTTGTATTCTTATTTAATAGGTTAGTTCAACAAGGACTTCACCAGATGCCACCTACATGAACATCATAGGGAGCATCATGTCACATCCACTTATGGCAAACTATGATTCTGTCTATTGATTCACGAGTTTCTGAGCACATGTTCAGCGGTCTTTGGCCACTGTTTGCCGCTGTATTTTTATAAGGACACCTTTCGGTCACTGACATAGACATAGCTTCTTCACTGATCTTGTTAAATATGGAGATTCCATGGTAATTGCAAATGGAGAAACATGAACCAACGCAGGTTTTTGTCTCATCTTTTCCTGCTAAAGAAAATATCTTTAGATctcattttttatgttgttttcaCTGAACACGTTAACATCAAGAAAAGACCCCATTTGTTGCTAAGCCGTAAAAATTCTCCCCATTCATGTCACAAACCGATATTTTAAGATTCTGATTGTTGCTATTCCCATTTGTCGGCATCTTATATAGACTCCGTGAGGAACAAGAATTTTGAAATACTTGACAAAAGAAAATGTTGTcttgtattttaaaatgttctGTTATATTGTATCTAGTGCCACTTACAGTAGAAAAAtggtttttctttgttttcatttccAATAAGATAGAATTTGGTTGCCCTTCACTTGTCCTTGTCTGTGTCGTTTTGAAATGGTCAGggaaatcatatatttatttttattaaaaaataggcatatttattttatttattaaaaattaatctaatATGAACCAATCTTAATAACTCActcaaaagatatttttggaTTATATTGGATTGGACCGAAACTTTGGCATAACTAATATACTCTAAcaataaagaaatgaataacCGAAGATTATAGAGATTCAatttaacatgaaaaataaaataatttttgttaatagaaattcaatttaaaatatcaaaattcatTCGGTAATTAAAACTTAACCAAACAGAAAAAACATTAGTAACTtataaatgaaaaggaaaaaagaaaaagtataaatatccttaaatatattatacttttttctcAAGCATTTTAAACTCTACTGCAATGATTTGTTGACCAATACTCTTTGAAATGTGAACGCTCTACACCTTTTCTTCCCTCATGTGGGTTTTATAGTGGCATTGCACCAAGTACTGTCAAGTATGTGTGACTTTtcgtttttattcttttgaaccATCATTCTTCGGAGTGTTACCCACTCTTTTTGGCAAGAAAGCtattaagaaaaagaagaatataa carries:
- the LOC114193033 gene encoding ACT domain-containing protein ACR10-like, which gives rise to MGILHDDVVIIREAEKEGESTVITVNCPDKTGLGCDLCRIILFFGLSIVRGDVSTDGKWCYIVFWVAGKQRTSWSLLKKRLIEACPSCSSASGISYYRSELQPPKPSDVFLLKFCCHDRKGLLHDITEVLSELELIIHKVKVSTTPDGRVVDLFFITDTRELLHTKKRTDDTIEQLSVVLGDPSITIDIELVGPEITACSQASSFLPSAITEDIFDLQLPDSLQSGTSTSDSVSVVMDNSLSPAHTLVQIICQDHKGLLYDIMRTLKDYNIQISYGRFSTKTRGKCELDLFIVQADGKKIVDPNKQKSLSSRLRTELLRPFRVTVVSRGPDTELLVANPVELSGKGRPLVFYDITLALKMLGPCIFSAEVGRHVIGDREWEVYRILLDEGEGLSVPRNKIEKGVWKMLMGWV